In Inquilinus sp. Marseille-Q2685, one genomic interval encodes:
- a CDS encoding aliphatic sulfonate ABC transporter substrate-binding protein: MTILSRRLLLAGTFVAAALAPALGRAADPVSAVTLDWAYYNPVSLVLKEKGWLEEALKPQGVSVTWVQSAGSNKAIEFLNSGSVQFGSTAGAAALLARINGSPIKAVYSYSRPEWTALVTNGDSPVRSVEDLKGRRVAVTRGTDPYIFLLRALADHGLTEQDIEVVLLQHADGRNALIGHQVDAWAGLDPMMAQAELEQGARLFYRKPDLNTYGVLNVNEQFAADHPEIVEAVIRAYEQARTYALAHPDELRAALVQAAGLTDAVAAKQLERTDLSGPAIDAPKRDTILNAGLALQKAGVIDAGVDVAATVDALLDARFKTALAARP, translated from the coding sequence ATGACCATCCTGTCGCGCCGCCTGCTGCTGGCCGGTACGTTCGTTGCCGCCGCTCTCGCTCCGGCGCTCGGCCGGGCCGCCGATCCGGTCTCCGCCGTCACCCTCGACTGGGCCTACTACAATCCGGTCAGCCTGGTGCTGAAGGAGAAGGGCTGGCTGGAGGAGGCGCTGAAGCCGCAAGGCGTGTCGGTCACCTGGGTGCAGAGCGCCGGCAGCAACAAGGCGATCGAGTTCCTGAACTCCGGCAGCGTCCAGTTCGGCTCCACCGCCGGCGCCGCGGCCCTGCTGGCGCGGATCAACGGCAGCCCGATCAAGGCGGTCTACTCCTACTCCCGGCCGGAATGGACGGCGCTGGTGACCAATGGCGACAGCCCGGTCCGGTCGGTCGAGGATCTCAAGGGCAGGCGCGTGGCCGTCACCCGCGGCACCGATCCCTACATCTTCCTGCTGCGCGCCCTGGCCGATCACGGCCTGACCGAGCAGGACATCGAGGTGGTGCTGCTGCAGCACGCCGACGGCCGCAACGCCCTGATCGGGCATCAGGTCGACGCCTGGGCCGGGCTCGACCCGATGATGGCGCAGGCGGAGCTGGAGCAGGGGGCGCGGCTGTTCTACCGCAAGCCCGACCTGAACACCTATGGCGTGCTGAACGTGAACGAGCAGTTCGCGGCCGACCACCCGGAGATCGTCGAGGCGGTGATCCGCGCCTATGAGCAGGCGCGCACCTACGCCCTGGCCCATCCGGACGAGCTGCGCGCCGCCCTGGTCCAGGCCGCGGGCCTGACCGACGCGGTGGCGGCGAAGCAGCTGGAGCGCACCGACCTCTCCGGCCCGGCGATCGATGCGCCGAAGCGCGACACCATCCTGAACGCCGGCCTGGCGCTGCAGAAGGCGGGGGTGATCGATGCCGGGGTCGATGTCGCGGCCACGGTCGATGCGCTGCTCGACGCCCGTTTCAAGACCGCGCTGGCCGCCCGGCCATGA
- a CDS encoding ABC transporter permease: MTSLDPAVGAARREPRSAGAFGTVAVGLILPVGLALGWEVLAALGLVSTRLLPPPSQILRTLGDLAARGVLLDHVLATLWRVWWGFLLGAAAGTALGAATGVWPLARRLLDPSIQALRSIPSIAWTPLFILWFGIFETPKVLLIAVGVFFPVYLTLAGAIASVDRKLVEVGRIYRFGTWDLVRRILLPAALPTYITGLRGGLGLGWMFVVAAEFMGASKGLGYLLVDGQMTGRPATILASILLFAVLGKLSDLALAALGARLVRWQDGFRPEGA; encoded by the coding sequence ATGACCAGCCTCGATCCCGCCGTCGGAGCCGCTCGCCGCGAGCCCCGCTCGGCCGGCGCGTTCGGCACCGTCGCGGTCGGGCTGATCCTGCCGGTCGGGCTTGCCCTGGGCTGGGAGGTGCTGGCGGCGCTGGGGCTGGTCTCGACCCGACTGCTGCCGCCGCCCTCGCAGATCCTGCGCACGCTGGGCGACCTGGCGGCGCGCGGCGTGCTGCTCGACCATGTGCTGGCGACGCTGTGGCGGGTGTGGTGGGGCTTCCTGCTGGGCGCGGCCGCCGGCACGGCACTGGGCGCCGCCACCGGCGTGTGGCCGCTGGCGCGCCGCCTGCTGGACCCCAGCATCCAGGCGCTGCGCAGCATCCCGTCGATCGCCTGGACGCCGCTGTTCATCCTGTGGTTCGGCATCTTCGAGACGCCGAAGGTGCTGCTGATCGCGGTCGGCGTGTTCTTCCCGGTCTACCTGACCCTGGCCGGCGCCATCGCCTCGGTCGACCGCAAGCTGGTCGAGGTCGGGCGGATCTACCGCTTCGGCACCTGGGACCTGGTGCGCCGGATCCTGCTGCCGGCGGCGCTGCCGACCTACATCACCGGGCTGCGCGGCGGGCTCGGCCTCGGCTGGATGTTCGTGGTGGCGGCGGAGTTCATGGGCGCCAGCAAGGGCCTGGGCTACCTGCTGGTCGACGGCCAGATGACCGGCCGCCCGGCCACCATCCTGGCCTCGATCCTGCTGTTCGCCGTGCTCGGCAAGCTTAGCGACCTGGCCCTGGCCGCGCTCGGCGCCCGGCTGGTGCGCTGGCAGGACGGCTTCCGTCCGGAAGGGGCGTGA
- the sufD gene encoding Fe-S cluster assembly protein SufD has product MSEAISPVVAAQRERFSASRSALPGVGRSAIARRREAGMARFESLGLPTRKQEAWKYTDLRRLEKLGLNGATAPAEAALPEALRAFVPVQGPSMVFVNGRLRRELSHLDGLPKGLRLDGYAAALEAGDAEVESRFAAAADAASLVELNTALVEDGAVLRIAPGAVIEAPVRLVFLTAPGAVAVASHPRILVLAGPDSQATLIEAYHGTDGTGYFTNAVVEAEIGDGARLRHYRRQSEGLNAVHLLNGSATIGRDATYDSFTLSLGADLARTEVVATFTGRGGNGHVTGAYLSDGTRHIDTTTLIDHAVPDCRSREVFKGVLDGKGRGVFQGKIIVRRDAQRTDGYQLNRALMLSKTAEIDSKPELEIYADDVKCSHGATVGEIDAEALFYLRARGIDERTARAMLVEAFLREALEEVADEAVREEFEAAVGLWLAARHQEG; this is encoded by the coding sequence ATGAGCGAAGCGATCTCGCCCGTCGTCGCCGCCCAGCGCGAGCGTTTCTCCGCCAGCCGGTCGGCGCTGCCCGGCGTCGGCCGCAGCGCCATCGCCCGCCGCCGCGAGGCGGGGATGGCCCGGTTCGAGAGCCTGGGCCTGCCTACGCGCAAGCAGGAGGCCTGGAAGTACACCGACCTGCGGCGGCTGGAGAAGCTGGGCCTGAACGGCGCCACCGCGCCGGCCGAGGCGGCGCTGCCGGAGGCGCTGCGCGCCTTCGTGCCGGTCCAGGGCCCGTCCATGGTCTTCGTCAACGGCCGGCTGCGCCGGGAGCTGTCGCATCTCGACGGCCTGCCCAAGGGCCTGCGCCTCGACGGCTACGCCGCGGCGCTGGAGGCCGGCGACGCCGAGGTCGAATCCCGCTTCGCCGCGGCCGCCGACGCGGCATCGCTGGTCGAGCTGAACACCGCCCTGGTCGAGGACGGCGCGGTGCTGCGCATCGCCCCCGGTGCCGTGATCGAGGCGCCGGTCCGTCTGGTGTTCCTGACCGCGCCCGGCGCCGTGGCGGTGGCCAGCCACCCCCGCATCCTGGTCCTGGCCGGTCCCGACAGCCAGGCGACGCTGATCGAGGCCTATCACGGCACCGACGGCACCGGCTATTTCACCAATGCGGTGGTCGAGGCCGAGATCGGCGACGGCGCCCGGCTGCGCCACTACCGCCGGCAGAGCGAGGGGCTGAATGCGGTGCATCTGCTGAACGGCAGCGCCACGATCGGCCGCGACGCCACCTATGACAGCTTCACCCTCAGCCTCGGCGCCGACCTGGCGCGGACCGAGGTGGTCGCGACCTTCACCGGCCGCGGCGGCAACGGCCATGTCACCGGCGCCTATCTGTCAGACGGCACCCGCCACATCGACACCACCACCCTGATCGACCACGCCGTGCCGGACTGCCGGTCGCGCGAGGTATTCAAGGGCGTGCTGGACGGCAAGGGCAGGGGCGTCTTCCAGGGCAAGATCATCGTCCGCCGCGACGCCCAGCGCACCGACGGCTACCAGCTGAACCGGGCGCTGATGCTGTCGAAGACGGCCGAGATCGACAGCAAGCCCGAGCTCGAGATCTACGCCGACGACGTCAAGTGCAGCCACGGCGCCACGGTCGGCGAGATCGATGCCGAGGCGCTGTTCTACCTGCGCGCCCGCGGCATCGACGAGCGCACGGCCCGGGCCATGCTGGTCGAAGCCTTCCTGCGCGAGGCGCTGGAGGAGGTCGCCGACGAGGCTGTGCGCGAGGAGTTCGAGGCCGCGGTCGGGCTGTGGCTCGCCGCGCGGCATCAGGAGGGTTAG
- a CDS encoding SufE family protein, with translation MQARLSQEELEENFSLLDDWEERYAYIISLGDALPPFPEAERVEANKVHGCQSQVWLIARPEDQAPDHIVFQGDSDARIVKGLIAIVTGVFSGRRPEEVADMDLRGLFNRLGLDTHLTSGRRNGLASMVERIKEIARRHIAAREATSS, from the coding sequence ATGCAGGCCAGGCTGTCCCAGGAAGAGCTGGAGGAGAACTTCTCCCTCCTCGACGATTGGGAGGAGCGCTACGCCTACATCATCAGCCTGGGCGACGCGCTGCCGCCGTTCCCGGAGGCCGAGCGCGTCGAGGCCAACAAGGTGCATGGCTGCCAGAGCCAGGTCTGGCTGATCGCCCGGCCCGAGGACCAGGCGCCGGACCACATCGTGTTCCAGGGCGACAGCGACGCCCGCATCGTCAAGGGGCTGATCGCCATCGTCACCGGCGTGTTCTCCGGCCGCCGGCCGGAGGAGGTGGCGGACATGGATCTGCGCGGCCTGTTCAACCGGCTCGGCCTCGACACTCATCTGACCAGCGGTCGCCGCAACGGCCTGGCGTCGATGGTCGAACGGATCAAGGAGATCGCGCGGCGCCACATCGCTGCGCGGGAGGCGACATCATCATGA
- a CDS encoding chloride channel protein, with protein sequence MAHSAGDAPDLRPRTLRRLLSPPRLRRLLRFAVGGILVGCMAVAFAEAADEAQSLFFRLTDGRLWLAPILGAIGFGVSALAAQRLFPAAPGSGIPQCIAAMRRPLELVPSQLNARTGIGKILLCLFGLACGASIGREGPTVQVGAVILASLTPRANPARLRRVITAGGAAGLAGAFNTPLAGIVFALEELAAGFDIRNRMAVLAAIFLSSAVAIALLGDYTYFGRHPLDFTAGAIPVFLIVALLAGILGGLFGRCVLVLTRLLPRLFARFGRWSVLAAAASCGLLAGLIGLAAGGATFGTGYEPTRLALEGGHGLAWWFFPAKFAATALASSAGIPGGLFAPSLSVGAGFGAIFVPLVGPDLVPSLMLVGMAAYLTGVTHSPVTALVLLAEMTGESRGLAILIPAVGLAWAGSRLVLRHGLYHLLAERILARAGWNPSATT encoded by the coding sequence ATGGCTCATTCAGCCGGCGACGCGCCGGACCTGAGACCCAGAACCCTCCGCCGCCTGCTGTCGCCGCCGCGTTTGCGGCGGCTTCTTCGTTTCGCCGTCGGCGGCATCCTGGTCGGCTGCATGGCCGTCGCCTTCGCCGAGGCCGCGGACGAGGCGCAGAGCCTGTTCTTTCGGCTGACCGACGGCCGGCTGTGGCTGGCGCCGATCCTGGGCGCCATCGGCTTCGGCGTCTCGGCCCTGGCGGCGCAGCGGCTGTTCCCGGCGGCGCCCGGCAGCGGCATCCCGCAATGCATCGCGGCGATGCGCCGGCCGCTGGAGCTGGTGCCGAGCCAGCTGAACGCCCGCACCGGCATCGGCAAGATCCTGCTGTGCCTGTTCGGCCTCGCCTGCGGCGCCTCGATCGGGCGCGAGGGCCCGACCGTGCAGGTCGGCGCCGTGATCCTGGCCAGCCTGACGCCGCGCGCCAACCCGGCGCGGCTGCGGCGGGTGATCACCGCGGGCGGCGCGGCCGGGCTGGCCGGCGCCTTCAACACGCCGCTCGCCGGCATCGTCTTCGCGCTGGAGGAACTGGCCGCCGGCTTCGACATCCGCAACCGCATGGCGGTGCTGGCCGCGATCTTCCTGTCTTCGGCCGTCGCCATCGCATTGCTCGGCGACTACACCTATTTCGGCCGGCATCCGCTCGACTTCACCGCGGGGGCGATTCCGGTCTTCCTGATCGTGGCGCTGCTCGCCGGCATCCTCGGCGGCCTGTTCGGCCGCTGCGTCCTGGTGCTGACTAGGCTGCTGCCGCGGCTGTTCGCCCGGTTCGGCCGCTGGTCGGTGCTGGCCGCCGCCGCCAGCTGCGGCCTCCTGGCTGGGCTGATCGGCCTGGCCGCCGGCGGCGCCACCTTCGGCACCGGCTACGAACCGACGCGGCTGGCGCTGGAGGGCGGGCACGGCCTGGCCTGGTGGTTCTTCCCGGCCAAGTTCGCCGCCACCGCCCTGGCCTCCTCGGCCGGCATCCCGGGCGGCCTGTTCGCGCCCTCGCTCTCGGTCGGCGCCGGCTTCGGCGCGATCTTCGTCCCCCTGGTGGGCCCGGACCTGGTGCCGTCGCTGATGCTGGTGGGCATGGCCGCCTATCTGACCGGCGTCACCCATTCCCCGGTCACGGCCCTGGTGCTGTTGGCGGAGATGACGGGCGAATCCCGCGGCCTCGCCATCCTGATCCCGGCCGTCGGCCTGGCCTGGGCCGGGTCGCGGCTGGTGCTGCGGCACGGGTTGTATCATTTGTTGGCCGAGCGAATTCTTGCGCGAGCCGGCTGGAATCCTTCGGCGACAACCTGA
- a CDS encoding cysteine desulfurase has translation MDTRLHTSGINAYDVNAVRADFPILSRTVYGKPLVYLDNAASAQKPRSVIDAESRVYEEEYANVHRGLHYLSGAATDAFEATREAVKRFINAASIKEIVYTRGTTEAINLVAQSYGRAFLKEGDEIIVSVLEHHSNIVPWQLLAQEKGLVLKVAPIDDDGNFLLDEFERLLSPRTRLVSVTYMSNALGTIVPVKAVIERAHAVGAKVLLDAAQAITHMPVDVQDLGCDFLAFSGHKLYGPTGIGILYGREDLLEAMPPWQGGGEMIRTVSFSGTTFADLPAKFEAGTPAIAQTIALKAAIDYVTALGLDTIAAHERELMDYGVERLSRVPGLTIVGRARERASIISFAMDCAHPHDIGTIIDQAGVAVRAGHHCAQPLMERLRLPATARASFALYNTKAEIDVMAEALGKVVKLFGK, from the coding sequence ATGGACACGCGGCTGCACACGAGCGGCATCAACGCCTATGACGTGAACGCCGTCCGGGCGGATTTCCCGATCCTGTCCCGCACCGTCTACGGCAAGCCGCTGGTCTATCTCGACAACGCCGCCTCGGCGCAGAAGCCGCGCTCGGTGATCGACGCCGAGAGCCGCGTCTACGAAGAGGAATACGCCAACGTCCATCGCGGGCTGCACTATCTCAGCGGTGCCGCGACCGATGCCTTCGAGGCGACGCGCGAGGCGGTGAAGCGCTTCATCAACGCCGCCTCGATCAAGGAGATCGTCTACACCCGCGGCACCACCGAGGCGATCAACCTGGTGGCCCAGAGCTACGGCCGCGCCTTCCTCAAGGAGGGCGACGAGATCATCGTCTCGGTGCTGGAGCACCACTCCAACATCGTGCCGTGGCAACTGCTGGCGCAGGAGAAGGGGCTGGTCCTCAAGGTCGCCCCGATCGACGACGACGGCAACTTCCTGCTCGACGAGTTCGAGCGCCTGCTGTCGCCGCGGACCAGGCTGGTCTCGGTCACCTACATGTCGAACGCGCTCGGCACCATCGTCCCGGTCAAGGCGGTGATCGAGCGGGCGCATGCGGTCGGCGCCAAGGTGCTGCTCGACGCGGCCCAGGCGATCACCCACATGCCGGTCGACGTGCAGGACCTCGGCTGCGACTTCCTGGCCTTCTCCGGCCACAAGCTGTACGGCCCGACCGGCATCGGCATCCTCTACGGCCGTGAGGATCTCCTGGAGGCGATGCCGCCCTGGCAGGGCGGCGGCGAGATGATCCGCACCGTCAGCTTCTCCGGCACCACCTTCGCCGACCTGCCGGCCAAGTTCGAGGCCGGCACCCCGGCCATCGCCCAGACCATCGCGCTGAAGGCGGCGATCGACTACGTCACCGCGCTCGGCCTCGACACCATCGCGGCGCATGAGCGCGAGCTGATGGACTACGGGGTCGAGCGGCTGTCGCGCGTGCCGGGCCTGACCATCGTCGGCCGGGCGCGGGAGCGCGCCTCGATCATCTCCTTCGCCATGGACTGCGCCCATCCGCACGACATCGGCACCATCATCGACCAAGCCGGCGTCGCCGTGCGGGCCGGCCACCACTGCGCCCAGCCGCTGATGGAGCGGCTGCGGCTGCCGGCGACGGCCCGCGCCTCCTTCGCCCTCTACAACACCAAGGCCGAGATCGACGTGATGGCCGAGGCGCTGGGCAAGGTGGTCAAGCTGTTCGGGAAATGA
- a CDS encoding nuclear transport factor 2 family protein, translating to MDDHAVAALWRAFDARDWARALGLLSDDFVADWPQTCERIRGADAFIALNANYPGRWRCHLQELIEAGERAVSRVLITNGNDIVHAVSLYRLRDGQITEAVEVFADAGEPPYDRSRWTERYELKLPTG from the coding sequence ATGGACGACCACGCTGTCGCCGCCCTGTGGCGTGCCTTCGATGCGCGCGACTGGGCCCGCGCCCTGGGTTTGCTGTCCGATGACTTCGTGGCGGATTGGCCGCAGACCTGCGAGCGGATCCGTGGCGCCGACGCGTTCATCGCCCTCAACGCCAACTATCCCGGCCGCTGGCGCTGCCACCTGCAGGAGCTGATCGAGGCGGGAGAACGGGCGGTCTCCCGCGTGCTGATCACCAACGGCAACGACATCGTGCACGCGGTCTCGCTGTACCGCCTGCGCGACGGCCAGATCACGGAGGCGGTGGAAGTGTTCGCCGATGCCGGCGAGCCGCCCTACGACCGCAGCCGCTGGACCGAGCGCTACGAGCTGAAGCTACCGACCGGGTGA
- a CDS encoding ABC transporter ATP-binding protein, with protein MLSLQGVAKRYPNGLDALAGIDLEVEAGAVVAVVGASGCGKSTLLRLIAGLERVSAGTLSVAGHPVDGPGEDVGVVFQEPRLMPWLTVEANVRFGLGRLPRAEAARLAADAIARVGLAGFADAWPRQLSGGMAQRVAIARALVARPKVLLLDEPFSALDTFTRRDLHRHLLEIRDWLQPTLVLVTHDIDEALALADRVVVLAGRPGRISADIAVPVPRAERDGTPGLLRLREAVLSSLVPPRDAAAGRDAGAAGARASAVPVTI; from the coding sequence ATGCTGTCGCTGCAGGGTGTCGCCAAGCGCTATCCGAACGGGCTGGACGCCCTCGCCGGTATCGATCTGGAGGTGGAGGCCGGCGCCGTCGTCGCCGTGGTCGGCGCCAGCGGCTGCGGCAAGAGCACGTTGTTGCGCCTGATCGCGGGGCTGGAGCGGGTTTCGGCCGGCACGCTCTCGGTCGCCGGCCATCCGGTGGACGGGCCGGGCGAGGATGTCGGCGTGGTGTTCCAGGAACCGCGGCTGATGCCCTGGCTCACCGTCGAGGCCAATGTCCGCTTCGGCCTTGGCCGGCTGCCCCGGGCCGAGGCGGCGCGGCTGGCGGCCGACGCGATCGCCCGGGTCGGGCTGGCCGGTTTCGCCGATGCCTGGCCGCGCCAGCTCTCCGGCGGCATGGCCCAGCGCGTCGCCATCGCCCGGGCCCTGGTGGCCCGGCCCAAGGTGCTGCTGCTGGACGAGCCGTTCAGCGCGCTCGACACCTTCACCCGGCGCGACCTGCACCGGCACCTGCTGGAGATCCGGGACTGGCTCCAGCCGACCCTGGTGCTGGTGACGCACGACATCGACGAGGCGCTGGCCCTGGCCGACCGCGTGGTGGTGCTGGCCGGCCGCCCGGGCCGGATCTCGGCCGACATCGCCGTGCCGGTGCCGCGGGCGGAGCGGGACGGGACGCCGGGGCTGCTGCGGCTGCGCGAGGCCGTGCTATCCTCGCTGGTGCCGCCGCGGGATGCTGCGGCCGGCCGCGATGCGGGCGCCGCAGGGGCCCGGGCTTCGGCCGTGCCCGTCACGATCTGA
- the sufB gene encoding Fe-S cluster assembly protein SufB: MAAVQETVRQVEEITNSRYKHGFVSAIEMETAPKGLTEETVRFISAKKNEPEWLLEWRLRAFRLWQTMEEPHWARISHPPIDYQDAYYYAAPKKKPKLGSLDEVDPDVLAVYEKLGIPLREQERLAGVAVDAVFDSVSVVTTFKEQLEKVGVIFCSISEAVQRYPELVRQYLGSVVPYSDNYFATLNSAVFTDGSFVYIPKGVRCPMELSTYFRINAENTGQFERTLIIADDASYVSYLEGCTAPQRDENQLHAAVVELVALDDAEIKYSTVQNWYPGDEEGRGGIYNFVTKRAACRGRNSKVSWTQVETGSAITWKYPSCILQGDNSVGEFYSVAITNNRQQADTGTKMIHIGKNTSSRIISKGISAGKSDNTYRGLVRILPGAEGARNFTQCDSLLIGDKCGAHTVPYIESRNPTAQVEHEATTSKVSEDVLFYCRQRGIGEEEALGLIVNGFCREVLQALPMEFAVEAQKLVGISLEGSVG, translated from the coding sequence ATGGCGGCAGTCCAGGAGACGGTCCGGCAGGTCGAAGAGATCACGAACAGCCGCTACAAGCACGGCTTTGTCTCGGCCATCGAGATGGAGACGGCACCGAAGGGGCTGACCGAGGAGACCGTCCGCTTCATCTCCGCCAAGAAGAACGAGCCCGAATGGCTCCTGGAATGGCGGCTGCGCGCCTTCCGGCTGTGGCAGACGATGGAGGAGCCGCACTGGGCGCGGATCAGCCACCCGCCGATCGACTACCAGGACGCCTACTACTACGCCGCGCCGAAGAAGAAGCCGAAGCTCGGCAGCCTGGACGAGGTCGACCCCGACGTCCTGGCGGTCTACGAGAAGCTCGGCATCCCGCTGCGCGAGCAGGAGCGCCTGGCGGGCGTCGCCGTCGACGCCGTGTTCGACAGCGTCTCCGTGGTCACCACCTTCAAGGAGCAGCTGGAGAAGGTCGGCGTGATCTTCTGCTCGATCTCCGAGGCGGTGCAGCGCTACCCGGAGCTGGTGCGCCAGTATCTCGGTTCGGTGGTGCCTTATTCCGACAACTACTTCGCCACGCTGAACTCCGCCGTCTTCACCGACGGGTCGTTCGTCTATATCCCCAAGGGCGTGCGCTGCCCGATGGAGCTGTCGACCTATTTCCGCATCAATGCGGAGAATACGGGCCAGTTCGAACGCACCCTGATCATCGCCGACGACGCTAGCTACGTCTCGTACCTGGAAGGCTGCACCGCGCCGCAGCGCGACGAAAACCAGCTGCACGCCGCGGTGGTCGAGCTGGTGGCGCTGGATGACGCCGAGATCAAGTACTCCACCGTCCAGAACTGGTATCCGGGCGACGAGGAGGGCAGGGGCGGCATCTACAACTTCGTCACCAAGCGCGCCGCCTGCCGCGGCCGCAACTCCAAGGTCAGCTGGACCCAGGTCGAGACCGGCTCGGCCATCACCTGGAAGTACCCGAGCTGCATCCTGCAGGGCGACAACTCGGTCGGCGAGTTCTACTCGGTGGCGATCACCAACAACCGCCAGCAGGCCGACACCGGCACCAAGATGATCCATATCGGGAAGAACACCAGCTCCCGGATCATCTCCAAGGGCATCTCCGCCGGGAAGTCGGACAACACCTATCGCGGCCTGGTGCGGATCCTGCCGGGCGCCGAGGGCGCGCGCAACTTCACCCAGTGCGACAGCCTGCTGATCGGCGACAAGTGCGGCGCCCACACTGTGCCGTACATCGAAAGCCGCAACCCGACGGCGCAGGTGGAGCACGAGGCGACCACCAGCAAGGTCAGCGAGGACGTCCTCTTCTACTGCCGCCAGCGCGGCATCGGCGAGGAGGAGGCGCTGGGCCTGATCGTCAACGGCTTCTGCCGCGAGGTGCTGCAGGCGCTGCCGATGGAGTTCGCGGTCGAGGCCCAGAAGCTGGTCGGCATCAGCCTGGAAGGCTCGGTCGGTTAA
- the sufC gene encoding Fe-S cluster assembly ATPase SufC encodes MLEIKDLHVAVDGKEILKGVSLSLNKGEIHAIMGPNGSGKSTLSYVIAGRDGYEVTGGSITFNGEDLLAMEPEERSRAGLFLAFQYPLEVAGVGTVTFLRTAYNAHRKHRGEAELDPMQFTKLLREKAKGLGIDAEMLKRSVNVGFSGGEKKRNEALQMALLEPGLAVLDETDSGLDIDALKVVAESVNKLRSPDRAFLVITHYQRLLGYIVPDHVHILADGRIVRSGGKELALELEEKGYAGVVPSAIGPAAA; translated from the coding sequence ATGCTGGAGATCAAGGACCTTCACGTCGCCGTCGACGGCAAGGAGATTCTGAAGGGTGTGTCGCTTTCCCTGAACAAGGGCGAGATCCACGCCATCATGGGGCCGAACGGCTCCGGCAAGTCGACGCTCAGCTACGTTATCGCCGGCCGCGACGGCTACGAGGTCACCGGCGGATCGATCACCTTCAACGGCGAGGACCTGCTGGCGATGGAGCCGGAGGAGCGGTCGCGCGCCGGCCTGTTCCTGGCCTTCCAGTACCCGCTCGAGGTCGCCGGCGTCGGCACCGTCACCTTCCTGCGCACCGCCTACAACGCCCACCGCAAGCATCGCGGCGAGGCCGAGCTGGACCCGATGCAGTTCACCAAGCTGCTGCGCGAGAAGGCCAAGGGCCTCGGTATCGATGCCGAGATGCTGAAGCGTTCGGTCAATGTCGGCTTCTCCGGCGGCGAGAAGAAGCGCAACGAGGCGCTGCAGATGGCGCTGCTGGAGCCCGGCCTCGCGGTGCTGGACGAGACCGACAGCGGCCTCGACATCGACGCGCTGAAGGTGGTGGCGGAGAGCGTGAACAAGCTGCGCTCGCCCGACCGGGCCTTCCTGGTGATCACCCACTATCAGCGCCTGCTCGGCTACATCGTCCCCGACCACGTCCATATCCTGGCCGACGGCCGGATCGTCCGGTCCGGCGGCAAGGAGCTGGCGCTGGAGCTGGAGGAGAAGGGCTACGCCGGCGTGGTTCCTTCCGCCATTGGGCCGGCAGCCGCGTGA
- a CDS encoding iron-sulfur cluster assembly accessory protein → MRALPPPISLTDRAADRVRELIAKSPKPIIGLRVGVKARGCSGLSYFMEYAEERKKFEDVVESKGVTVLIDPSAIMFLLGTEMDYVQEEFGARFVFNNPNEVDRCGCGESFRVAQPEGKEPAPAGA, encoded by the coding sequence ATGCGCGCTCTACCGCCGCCGATTTCCCTGACCGACCGCGCCGCCGACCGCGTGCGCGAGCTGATCGCGAAGTCGCCGAAGCCGATCATCGGCCTGCGGGTCGGGGTCAAGGCGCGCGGCTGCTCCGGCCTCAGCTACTTCATGGAATACGCCGAGGAGCGGAAGAAGTTCGAGGACGTGGTCGAGAGCAAGGGCGTCACCGTCCTGATCGACCCCTCGGCGATCATGTTCCTGCTCGGCACCGAGATGGACTACGTCCAGGAAGAGTTCGGCGCCCGCTTCGTGTTCAACAACCCGAACGAGGTCGACCGCTGCGGCTGCGGCGAGAGCTTCCGGGTCGCCCAGCCCGAGGGCAAGGAACCGGCCCCGGCCGGCGCGTAG
- a CDS encoding iron-sulfur cluster assembly protein, with product MTRPAYFPDDGLGLNDFMRAGTLDVPEPDWIHVRTPLSKVEVPLDVEATRSAILDNLTLVFDPELPVNIVELGLIYRVEVSPEGKAEIDMTLTAPNCPVAGSMPAIVEKGVLAVPGVTEAKVNLTWDPPWSIERASEDARLALGM from the coding sequence ATGACCCGGCCCGCCTATTTCCCCGATGACGGCCTCGGCCTGAACGACTTCATGCGCGCCGGCACGCTGGACGTGCCGGAGCCGGACTGGATCCACGTCCGCACGCCGCTGTCGAAGGTCGAGGTTCCGCTCGACGTCGAGGCGACCCGCTCCGCCATCCTCGACAACCTGACCCTGGTGTTCGACCCGGAGCTGCCGGTCAACATCGTCGAACTCGGGCTGATCTACCGGGTCGAGGTGTCGCCGGAGGGCAAGGCCGAGATCGACATGACCCTGACCGCGCCGAACTGCCCGGTGGCGGGCTCGATGCCCGCGATCGTGGAGAAGGGCGTGCTGGCCGTGCCGGGCGTGACCGAGGCCAAGGTCAACCTGACCTGGGATCCGCCCTGGTCGATCGAGCGCGCCAGCGAGGACGCCCGGCTGGCGCTCGGGATGTAG